One window from the genome of Yarrowia lipolytica chromosome 1B, complete sequence encodes:
- a CDS encoding uncharacterized protein (Compare to YALI0B03982g, highly similar to uniprot|P00830 Saccharomyces cerevisiae YJR121W ATP synthase beta chain mitochondrial precursor (EC 3.6.3.14), similar to Saccharomyces cerevisiae ATP2 (YJR121W); ancestral locus Anc_7.507), whose translation MVLPRLIPRLSRSAFKVAQANNRVFNAPFRGMASSAGVGSGKIRTVIGAVVDVQFEQDNLPAILNALTIDRGEGNKLVLEVAQHLGENTVRTIAMDGTEGLVRGTSVADTGAPITIPVGRGTLGRIINVCGEPIDERGPIEATKFLPIHADPPTFAEQSTTAEVLETGIKVVDLLAPYARGGKIGLFGGAGVGKTVFIQELINNIAKAHGGFSVFCGVGERTREGNDLYREMKETGVINLEGESKVTLVFGQMNEPPGARARVALTGLTIAEYFRDEEGQDVLLFVDNIFRFTQAGSEVSALLGRIPSAVGYQPTLATDMGALQERITTTQKGSVTSVQAVYVPADDLTDPAPATTFAHLDATTVLSRGISELGIYPAVDPLDSKSRLLDIDVVGQEHYDVASNVQQTLQAYKSLQDIIAILGMDELSEQDKLTVERARKIQRFLSQPFTVAEVFTGIEGRLVSLKDTVRSFKEILDGKHDALPEAAFYMVGGIEEVVAKAEKLAAESK comes from the exons ATGGTCCTTCCTAGATTGATCCCCCGACTTTCTCGTTCGGCCTTCAAGGTGGCTCAGGCCAACAACCGAGTCTTCAACGCCCCCTTCCGAGGTATGGCCTCTTCCGCCGGCGTCGGCTCTGGTAAGATCAG AACCGTTATTGGTGCCGTTGTC GATGTCCAGTTCGAGCAGGATAACCTCCCCGCTATTCTTAACGCTCTGACCATTGATCGTGGTGAGGGTAACAAGCTCGTCCTCGAGGTTGCCCAGCATCTCGGTGAGAACACCGTCCGAACCATTGCCATGGACGGTACTGAGGGTCTTGTCCGAGGCACCTCTGTCGCTGACACTGGTGCTCCCATCACTATCCCCGTCGGCCGAGGTACCCTTGGTCGAATCATCAACGTTTGTGGTGAGCCCATTGACGAGCGAGGACCTATCGAGGCTACTAAGTTCCTCCCCATCCACGCCGACCCCCCTACCTTCGCTGAGCAGTCTACCACTGCtgaggttcttgagacCGGTATTAAGGTCGTCGACCTCCTCGCCCCTTACGCTCGAGGTGGTAAGATTGGTCTCTTCGGTGGTGCCGGTGTCGGTAAGACCGTTTTCATCCAGGAGCTGATTAACAACATTGCTAAGGCCCATGGTGGTTTCTCCGTTTTCTGCGGTGTCGGTGAGCGAACCCGAGAGGGTAACGATCTTTACCGAGAGATGAAGGAGACTGGTGTCATCAACCTCGAGGGTGAGTCCAAGGTCACCCTCGTCTTCGGTCAGATGAACGAGCCTCCCGGAGCCCGAGCCCGAGTCGCCCTTACTGGTCTGACCATTGCCGAGTACTTCCGAGACGAGGAGGGTCAGGATGTGTTGCTCTTCGTTGACAACATTTTCCGATTCACCCAGGCCGGTTCCGAGGTGTCCGCTCTGCTTGGTCGAATTCCCTCCGCTGTCGGTTACCAGCCCACTCTGGCCACCGATATGGGTGCCCTCCAGGAGCGAATTACCACCACCCAGAAGGGTTCCGTCACTTCCGTCCAGGCCGTCTACGTGCCCGCCGATGATCTGACTGATCCTGCTCCCGCCACCACCTTCGCCCATCTTGACGCCACCACCGTCCTGTCCCGAGGTATTTCCGAGCTGGGTATCTACCCCGCTGTCGACCCTCTTGATTCCAAGTCTCGACTTCTGGATATCGATGTTGTCGGCCAGGAGCACTACGACGTTGCTTCCAACGTCCAGCAGACCCTCCAGGCTTACAAGTCTCTCCAGGATATCATTGCCATTCTTGGTATGGATGAGCTTTCCGAGCAGGACAAGCTGACCGTCGAGCGAGCTCGAAAGATCCAGCGATTCCTGTCTCAGCCCTTCACCGTCGCCGAGGTTTTCACCGGTATTGAGGGACGACTTGTCTCTCTTAAGGACACTGTCCGATCTTTCAAGGAGATTCTTGACGGTAAGCACGATGCTCTCCCTGAGGCCGCTTTCTACATGGTCGGCGGTATCGAGGAGGTTgtcgccaaggccgagaagctTGCTGCTGAGTCCAAGTAA
- a CDS encoding uncharacterized protein (Compare to YALI0B04004g, similar to uniprot|Q08777 Saccharomyces cerevisiae Chromosome XV reading frame ORF YOR306C) — protein sequence METISHVTRVLSKQFDAASSTPEINSSTIELGPTEAHVLQRHEVAELVPDSSSDYQDEDKGLEFPEGGWMAWRVTLGSFFGLFVVLGVINAVGAIQAYVEENQLAQLPSSTVAWIFSINTFMTYFFSIQCGQLFDMYGPYPLLAVGSFLIVLGFMLTSLCQQFWQFVVCFGIVCGLGSSICLTPAVAIIGDWFKAKRGTATGAATIGGSLGGAVIPIMLRSMYSSVGYAWAVRTLGFLSLGCMAICIWLVKPRFERAHEKNGRTFWQLYVTDVLDFRCLKDKRFAALCFAATFSEIALLISLTFFTSFCLKSGMSQNYSYILLTIMNAVGMVGRYLPAWISDRLGRFNTMIIMTLGASLAMWIMWLPFGTHRGALTAFAVVYGFFTGSILSLIPVCCGQISKTSEYGRRYGVMNFFIAFGALGGVPISGALIFDTNYDYLIIFNAILSTIGCLGWILARTACVKFKICKV from the coding sequence ATGGAAACCATCTCGCACGTTACGCGTGTGCTTTCTAAGCAATTTGACGCCGCTTCTTCGACTCCCGAAATCAATTCGTCGACTATCGAGCTTGGGCCCACGGAAGCACATGTGCTTCAGCGCCATGAGGTAGCGGAACTCGTGCCTGATTCCTCCTCCGACTACCAGGACGAAGACAAGGGTCTGGAGTTCCCCGAAGGTGGCTGGATGGCGTGGCGGGTGACCCTGGGCTCGTTTTTTGGGCTGTTTGTGGTTCTGGGAGTCATCAACGCCGTCGGAGCCATCCAGGCGTACGTGGAGGAGAACCAGCTGGCCCAGCTGCCGTCTTCAACCGTGGCGTGGATCTTTTCCATCAACACCTTCATGACTTACTTTTTCTCCATCCAGTGCGGCCAGCTGTTTGACATGTACGGCCCCTACCCCTTGTTGGCAGTTGGCTCTTTTCTGATTGTCCTCGGTTTCATGTTGACTTCGCTATGCCAACAGTTCTGGCAATTTGTCGTCTGCTTCGGTATTGTCTGCGGCCTGGGCTCCTCCATATGCCTTACTCCTGCCGTGGCTATCATTGGAGACTGGTTCAAAGCCAAACGAGGAACTGCCACGGGAGCTGCCACTATCGGAGGCTCACTGGGCGGTGCAGTCATCCCCATTATGCTCAGATCCATGTACTCGTCAGTGGGCTACGCCTGGGCCGTTCGAACTCTCGGATTCCTGTCTCTGGGATGCATGGCCATCTGTATCTGGTTAGTCAAGCCGCGGTTTGAGCGTGCCCATGAAAAGAACGGACGAACCTTCTGGCAACTCTACGTCACCGACGTTCTGGACTTCCGATGTCTCAAGGACAAACGGTTTGCAGCTCTCTGCTTCGCCGCCACCTTCTCCGAAATCGCCCTCCTCATCTCCCtcaccttcttcacctccttctgtcTCAAGAGCGGCATGAGCCAgaactactcgtacattcTACTGACCATCATGAACGCTGTGGGAATGGTGGGTCGATACCTGCCTGCGTGGATCTCCGACCGACTTGGACGATTCAACACCATGATCATCATGACCCTGGGCGCCTCCCTGGCCATGTGGATCATGTGGCTGCCTTTCGGAACACATAGAGGAGCTCTCACGGCCTTTGCAGTCGTCTATGGTTTCTTCACCGGCTCCATTCTTTCCCTGATCCCGGTCTGCTGTGGCCAGATCAGCAAAACCTCCGAGTACGGCCGACGATACGGGGTCATGAACTTCTTCATCGCGTTTGGAGCTCTGGGAGGTGTCCCCATCTCTGGAGCTCTCATTTTCGACACAAACTACGACTAcctcatcatcttcaacgCCATTCTCTCCACCATCGGCTGTTTGGGATGGATCCTCGCTCGAACCGCCTGCGTCAAGTTCAAGATTTGCAAGGTATAG
- a CDS encoding uncharacterized protein (Compare to YALI0B04026g, similar to Saccharomyces cerevisiae NYV1 (YLR093C); ancestral locus Anc_8.276, some similarities with uniprot|Q12255 Saccharomyces cerevisiae YLR093c NYV1 v-SNARE vacuolar synaptobrevin) has protein sequence MSELKDDAIYAAIAHGDTILCQHDFAKRDPKEVVQLVLAKISPGESKKASLMYQDLSIHYITTQATSDTPEGVTFILITKESCGRKAPFLCLLELEKKFNQQYSLQTIGSASKDSLNKFEGEMVTLVNSGKYEDVAKVAQSEINKVRDIMVENVEQILERGERISLLVNRTDEMTNNAVAFRKRSTQAKRNLWWKNVKMGALLGTGVAGLVYVAIGSVCGFGFQCV, from the exons ATGTCGGAACTGAAAGACGACG CAATCTACGCCGCCATCGCGCACGGTGACACCATTCTGTGCCAGCATGACTTTGCCAAACGAGATCCCAAGGAGGTGGTGCAGCTGGTGCTGGCGAAAATCTCCCCTGgagagtccaagaaggcctCTCTAATGTACCAGGATCTGTCGATCCACTACATAACCACACAGGCGACTTCCGATACGCCCGAGGGCGTGACGTTTatcctcatcaccaaggagtCGTGCGGCCGAAAGGCCCCCTTCCTGTgtctgctggagctggagaagaagttcAACCAGCAGTACAGCTTGCAGACAATCGGAAGCGCCTCCAAGGATAGCCTCAACAAGTTCGAGGGCGAAATGGTGACGCTTGTCAACTCGGGCAAATACGAAGacgtggccaaggtggCCCAGTCGGAGATCAACAAGGTCAGAGATATCATGGTGGAGAACGTGGAGCAGATTCTGGAGCGAGGAGAACGAATATCGTTGCTGGTGAACCGAACCGACGAAATGACTAACAACGCCGTGGCGTTCCGCAAACGAAGCACCCAGGCCAAGAGAAACTTGTGGTGGAAGAACGTCAAAATGGGCGCTCTGTTGGGCACTGGAGTGGCGGGTCTTGTCTACGTAGCGATtggctctgtttgtggcTTTGGTTTCCAGTGCGTTTAG
- a CDS encoding uncharacterized protein (Compare to YALI0B04048g, similar to Saccharomyces cerevisiae IST1 (YNL265C); ancestral locus Anc_1.87, similar to uniprot|P53843 Saccharomyces cerevisiae YNL265C Hypothetical 34.5 kDa protein in PIK1-POL2 intergenic region), giving the protein MATASVQTRLKVQLKMAVNRLRLVQQKETALAKAQRREMAGLLEAGKEASARIRVENIIRNDISVELLEILELYCELLLARIGLLDAKECDPGLEEAVCTVIYAAPRTEIKELHTIRDIFVTKFGRDFAKEALENPDVKIPEKVMTKLSVQPPSAELITLYLREIARAYNAPFSELYTKEELEEMERQENGGDDDDDDDEPSSGLKEKLPEEPLPATSGNEAVRRLSESLEPPKSPIAISPPAPRSSNPKPELKLPFQKDSPTRPRPRPAVKKDDEFDALQKRLDALRTK; this is encoded by the exons ATGGCAACAGCATCCGTTCAG ACCCGACTCAAGGTGCAATTGAAAATGGCGGTGAACCGTCTGCGACTAGTGCAACAGAAGGAGACGGCACTAGCTAAAGCCCAACGACGAGAAATGGCAGGGTTATTGGAAGCAGGCAAGGAGGCCAGTGCCCGGATCCGCGTGGAAAACATCATTCGAAACGACATCAGcgtcgagctgctggagattctCGAATTGTACTGtgaactgctgctggctcGAATCGGACTGCTGGACGCCAAGGAATGCGATCCTGgcctggaggaggccgtGTGCACCGTCATCTATGCGGCTCCCCGTACGGAAATCAAAGAATTGCATACTATCAGAGACATTTTCGTCACCAAGTTTGGCCGCGACTTTGCGAAGGAGGCCCTGGAGAACCCCGACGTGAAAATCCCCGAAAAGGTCATGACCAAGCTGAGCGTACAGCCCCCCAGCGCCGAGCTCATCACCCTGTATCTCAGAGAGATAGCCCGCGCCTACAATGCTCCATTCAGTGAACTGtacaccaaggaggagcttgaGGAGATGGAACGACAGGAGAATGGTGgggatgacgacgacgatgatgacgaaCCCTCCAGCGGACTCAAGGAAAAGCTCCCTGAGGAACCTCTGCCCGCAACATCAGGTAATGAGGCTGTTCGTCGTTTGTCCGAGTCCCTGGAGCCTCCCAAGTCGCCCATCGCCATCTCGCCTCCTGCCCCCAGATCATCTAaccccaagcccgagctcaagctgcCGTTTCAGAAGGACTCTCCCACCCGACCGCGTCCCAGACCCGCTGTTAAGAAGGATGATGAGTTTGACGCTCTTCAGAAGAGACTGGACGCCCTGAGAACGAAATAG
- a CDS encoding uncharacterized protein (Compare to YALI0B04070g, weakly similar to uniprot|P40343 Saccharomyces cerevisiae YNR006w VPS27 vacuolar protein sorting- associated protein), with protein MSWWSSTPSIDEQVEKATSESLPSGESDLALNLEICDLIRSKTVPAKDAMRSLKRRLLNRNPNVQLAALQLTDVCIKNGGSHFLVEIASREFVDPLMAIARNDDANPEVRQRVLQLLQQWAVAFAGQLQLQQVENAVTQLKSEGVSFPSASHDNAAVTSTFIDTKAPPEWIDSDVCMESGVAFSFLNRKHHCRNCGGVFTQACCQNYITLPHFGINVPVRVCNGCFKNLKKGKSDAPIHKPVPGATTTAPSSAPPANSAPNDDEDDIQKAIRLSLQEQESYKPPPPAAATSNDDDEDMKAAIAASLRDMENERQTGQTSASAGGLSSASTTVMAPSLTDLTATEESNINLLSLLVERLKGEPQGTILREPKIQELYDTVGNLRPKLARTMGETISKYDSLVDMHAKMTTVIRYYDALLEEKLNQAYTNRQSGGYAPQPHLSHQMTGQPPHLAPHLTGQITGQPHMGYQHTGQAPYLTGQVTGQAPYLSNQPTGHLTNHYTGSAPSAPQYGGPPAQNVYNAPSYQYSGAPEYDYASSPSAPSAPGGPSAPSAPAQPKEESAPLIEL; from the coding sequence ATGTCTTGGTGGAGCTCCACGCCTTCTATTGACGAGCAGGTCGAAAAGGCCACGTCAGAGTCACTGCCGTCGGGCGAGTCCGATCTTGCGCTCAATCTGGAAATCTGCGACCTGATTCGGTCCAAAACCGTGCCTGCAAAGGACGCCATGCGGTCGCTCAAGCGACGGCTGCTCAACCGCAACCCCAACGTCCAGCTGGCGGCGCTGCAGCTCACGGACGTGTGCATCAAGAACGGCGGCTCGCATTTCCTCGTCGAAATCGCCTCCCGCGAGTTTGTCGACCCCCTGATGGCGATTGCTCGAAACGACGACGCAAACCCCGAGGTGCGACAACGGGtgctccagctgctccagcagtGGGCGGTGGCGTTTGCGGGCCAACTGCAGCTGCAACAGGTGGAAAACGCAGTGACACAGCTTAAATCCGAGGGAGTATCCTTCCCCTCAGCCTCCCACGATAACGCCGCAgtcacctccaccttcaTCGACACAAAAGCACCGCCCGAGTGGATAGACAGTGACGTCTGCATGGAGAGTGGCGTGGCATTTTCGTTCCTCAACAGAAAACACCACTGCAGAAACTGTGGAGGCGTCTTCACCCAAGCCTGTTGCCAAAACTACATCACTCTGCCCCATTTCGGCATCAACGTGCCCGTCCGAGTCTGCAATGGCTGCTTCAAAAACCTCAAGAAAGGCAAATCAGACGCTCCTATCCACAAGCCTGTTCCAGGAGCCACTACCACAGCCCCCAGTTCTGCCCCCCCAGCAAACTCAGCACccaacgacgacgaagacgacatTCAAAAGGCCATCAGACTGTCACTACAGGAACAGGAGTCCTACAAaccccctcctcctgcagcagcaacctccaacgacgatgatgaagaCATGAAGGCTGCCATTGCAGCTTCCCTTAGAGACATGGAAAACGAGCGACAGACTGGACAGACCTCTGCATCTGCCGGTGGCTTGTCTTCAGCTTCCACTACAGTCATGGCTCCTTCCCTCACAGATCTAACAGCCACAGAAGAGTCTAACATCAATCTGCTGTCTCTGCTTGTTGAACGCCTCAAGGGAGAACCCCAGGGAACGATTCTGCGGGAACCCAAGATCCAGGAGTTGTATGACACCGTCGGCAACCTGCGACCCAAGCTTGCCCGAACCATGGGCGAAACCAtctccaagtacgactCGTTGGTGGATATGCATGCTAAAATGACCACCGTGATTCGGTATTACGACGCGctgttggaggagaagctcaaccAGGCTTACACTAATAGACAGTCGGGAGGATACGCACCACAACCTCACTTATCCCACCAGATGACGGGACAGCCGCCTCACTTGGCCCCTCATCTGACTGGCCAGATTACTGGGCAACCCCATATGGGTTACCAGCACACCGGACAAGCTCCCTATCTGACCGGCCAGGTCACTGGACAGGCGCCATATCTCTCTAACCAACCCACTGGCCATCTCACAAACCACTACACTGGGTCGGCACCCTCTGCTCCTCAATATGGGGGTCCACCAGCACAAAACGTCTACAACGCACCCAGTTACCAGTACTCCGGTGCCCCCGAATACGACTATGCATCTTCTCCCAGTGCCCCTAGTGCCCCTGGAGGTCCTAGTGCGCCCAGTGCTCCCGCCCAGCcgaaggaggagtctgcCCCTCTCATTGAATTGTAG
- a CDS encoding uncharacterized protein (Compare to YALI0B04092g, similar to uniprot|Q03219 Saccharomyces cerevisiae YMR178W Hypothetical 31.1 kDa protein in SIP18-SPT21 intergenic region, similar to Saccharomyces cerevisiae YMR178W; ancestral locus Anc_6.250): MLRATQILHQTSRIMPIPSSTRLLQTSAALIIGDEVLNGKISDTNSKFFARYCFALGLDLQKVEVVPDDEKDIVESIQRLASRYDFIVTSGGIGPTHDDITYEAIAKAFDMGVEQHPATVDRMTRLSRRKIDFSDTEARTAQLRMASFPVPRPQGATTALPELPNTVDITYVAEDLWVPIVTVAGKVNILPGVPSLFTRLLEGIKPDLEKKVDTARQQIRFFVMTDLPESVMAPYLRRLQEKVNEKDIKIGSYPHMELKKNTVSIIGRKGDVEYLKEIVKDVEKNLKGEEISAEKEEGNSHGP, translated from the coding sequence ATGCTTCGAGCGACCCAGATTCTGCACCAAACAAGCCGAATAATGCCAATTCCGTCCTCCACACGCCTGCTACAAACGTCGGCCGCGCTCATCATCGGCGACGAGGTGCTGAATGGAAAAATCTcagacacaaactccaAGTTTTTTGCCCGCTACTGCTTCGCTCTGGGCCTGGATCTACAGAAAGTGGAGGTGGTTCCCGACGATGAAAAGGACATTGTGGAGTCGATCCAGCGACTGGCTTCGCGTTACGACTTCATTGTCACCTCCGGCGGCATCGGACCAACCCACGATGACATCACTTACGAGGCTATCGCCAAGGCCTTCGATATGGGGGTCGAACAGCACCCTGCAACGGTGGACCGAATGACTCGTCTGAGTAGACGAAAGATCGACTTCTCAGACACGGAAGCACGAACGGCTCAGCTGAGAATGGCCTCTTTCCCTGTCCCTCGTCCCCAGGGAGCTACCACAGCTCTCCCCGAGCTCCCCAACACGGTGGACATCACCTACGTTGCCGAGGACCTGTGGGTGCCCATTGTAACGGTGGCTGGCAAGGTAAACATTCTCCCTGGTGTGCCCAGTCTCTTCACCCGGCTGCTGGAGGGAATCAAGCCcgatctggagaagaaggtggacACGGCCCGACAGCAGATCCGTTTCTTTGTCATGACCGATCTGCCCGAGAGTGTCATGGCCCCTTACTTGCGACGTCTGCAAGAAAAGGTCAATGAGAAGGACATCAAGATCGGCTCGTACCCGCACatggagctcaagaaaaACACCGTGTCTATCATTGGCCGAAAGGGAGACGTGGAgtacctcaaggagattgtcaaggacgtggagaagaaTCTCAAAGGAGAAGAGATTTCGgcggagaaggaggagggcaaCAGTCATGGGCCGTAG
- a CDS encoding uncharacterized protein (Compare to YALI0B04114g, similar to uniprot|Q08971 Saccharomyces cerevisiae Chromosome XVI reading frame ORF YPL225W, similar to Saccharomyces cerevisiae YPL225W; ancestral locus Anc_6.249), whose product MSVNNFNPEEAENLEDIEKQFAVKAVHHLETYWKLLHAVKGSELKLTKIDDQIMTHLITVFPEYLDHEKVRVLDENDMKSPTNKPKWREFMNTYENIIADYNFGTILRVDASKGYTETNTMFVPRMQFLAIEIARNKYGLNDWVYQSDA is encoded by the coding sequence atgtcaGTCAACAACTTCAACCCCGAAGAGGCCGAGAACCTCGAGGACATCGAAAAGCAGTTTGCCGTCAAGGCGGTGCACCACCTGGAGACGTACTGGAAGCTGCTCCACGCCGTCAAGGGCTCGGAGCTCAAGCTCACCAAGATCGACGACCAGATCATGACCCATCTCATCACAGTGTTCCCCGAGTACCTGGATCACGAGAAGGTGCGAGTGCTGGACGAGAACGACATGAAGTCGCCCACCAACAAGCCCAAGTGGAGAGAATTCATGAACACGTACGAGAACATCATTGCCGACTACAACTTTGGCACCATTCTGCGAGTTGATGCTTCCAAGGGCTACACTGAGACCAACACCATGTTTGTGCCTCGAATGCAGTTCCTGGCCATTGAAATTGCTCGAAACAAGTACGGTCTCAACGACTGGGTCTACCAGTCTGACGCCTAA
- a CDS encoding uncharacterized protein (Compare to YALI0B04136g, similar to uniprot|P53743 Saccharomyces cerevisiae YNR054C Hypothetical 36.4 kDa protein in POP2-HOL1 intergenic region, similar to Saccharomyces cerevisiae ESF2 (YNR054C); ancestral locus Anc_6.381): protein MARAKAVDFFSTKNNSSDSEEEEDKPAVDPRFVLADSDSEGEEEQEDGDEDEEEKGRTSKKKTKDFFELAGKTDDGDDEEEDEEDEEEEEEEKEKKPVKTSSTKAKTKPMTKEEIEKHNKKIAKTGVVYFSRIPPLMDPGKLRMLLQRFGIVDRIYLVPEDPKAQAVRIRHGGNRALAYTEGWAEFTKKRYAKTCASTLNGNTIGGKKGSQHYDDIMNAKYLPKFKWSDLSEQLAQETHNRQARLRTEISQATRENQTYIQSLEKSKAAERRRQRQEEEGGETEEKPAKKVHRDFYQGKTHSARAKEGKKELDGSVGSILGSVM from the coding sequence ATGGCTCGAGCAAAAGCCGTGGATTTTTTCAGCACGAAAAACAACTCCAGCGacagcgaggaggaggaggacaagccGGCGGTCGACCCGCGGTTTGTGCTGGCCGACTCTGATAGCGAGGGAGAAGAGGAACAGGAGGATGGAGACGAggatgaagaagagaagggccgaacctccaagaagaagaccaaagACTTTTTTGAGCTAGCTGGAAAGACTGACGACGGCGAcgatgaggaagaggacgaagaagatgaagaggaggaggaggaggagaaagagaagaagcccgtcAAGACTAGTTCTaccaaggccaagaccaagcctatgaccaaggaggagattgagaaaCACAACAAGAAGATCGCCAAGACCGGTGTCGTCTACTTCTCGCGAATTCCGCCGCTCATGGACCCCGGCAAGCTGCGAATGCTGCTCCAGCGGTTCGGAATCGTCGACAGAATCTACCTGGTTCCCGAGGACCCCAAAGCGCAGGCGGTACGAATCAGACATGGTGGAAACAGAGCTCTGGCATACACTGAGGGCTGGGCTGAGTTCACTAAGAAGCGGTACGCCAAGACGTGTGCCAGCACGCTCAACGGCAACACGATTGGAGGAAAGAAGGGCTCGCAGCATTACGACGATATCATGAACGCCAAATACCTTCCCAAGTTCAAGTGGAGCGATCTTTCTGAGCAGCTGGCCCAGGAGACTCACAACCGACAGGCCCGTCTGCGAACCGAAATCTCCCAGGCCACCCGAGAGAACCAGACCTATATCCAGTCGCTGGAGAAGTCCAAGGCTGCcgagcgacgacgacagagacaggaggaagagggcGGCGAGACGGAGGAAAAGCCGGCAAAGAAGGTGCATCGAGACTTTTACCAGGGCAAGACCCACAGTGCGAGAGCAaaggagggcaagaaggagttGGATGGAAGCGTGGGAAGCATTTTGGGCAGTGTCATGTAA